The DNA window aaaaggcaaatataattaaattaaaataaacacatttaaaagattGAGATAGAAATGTAAGCTAAAGCAATCTATCCATTATTTTGATGGAGAGTGAAGTCATGTGGGGTAGGTGGGTTTTGAGGGAGGTTTTAAAGGTGGGGAGAGACTCTATGGTACGGATGGATAGCGGGAGGGAGTTCCAAAGACGAGGAGCAGAATGGCTGAAGGCTCTAAACCCCATTGTGGTCAGGCGGGCAGAAGGAGTGGAAagcagtgaggaagaggaggatcagAGAGTTCGGGATGGAGTGTAGGGCTGAAGGAGTTGAGAGAGGTATGGAGGAGCAAGATTACAGAAGGCTTTGAAGGTGAGAAGAAGAATCTTAAAGTCAATAAGGTATTGGACAGGTGCAGTTGTTTAAGGAGTGGACTAATGTGTTCAGTTGCTGGGGTTCTGGTGATAATACGGGCAGCTGAGTTTTAGACCAATTGGAGTTTATGGATGGACTTGTAGGGTAAATCAGAGAGGAGGGAGTTACAATAATCAATACGGGAAGTGACAAGAACGTGGATGGGAGTAGCAGTGTTATCGGGTTTAAGTGATGGACGAAGGCGGTGTATGGTGCGTAAATGAAAATAAGCAGACCCGGGTGAGattattgatgtgtttttcaaaagAAAGTGATATCGAGGATGACACTGGGGCTCTTGACGTGAGTGGAAGAGGGGACTTTGGAATTGTCGAAGAAGAGTGACTAAATCTGAGTGATTAAACCTAAACgagaaatgttctttttttttttgggctcaGTGAACAGCACTTCACACGGAGACAAATCCAGCTGTCAGTCAAACAGCACTTTCTCGCTTATTGAGTGACGGCTGCTCTCTCTGGGTGCTGCGTGAGCTTTCGTTTTGAAGCCGTGGTAATACCTCAAGACACATTCATGTTTTTAGTATTTTGGGAACAATTAGAATGAGCTGGAAAAGCTGTTTTATGGTATGACACGCAGGTAACTGCTAACAAAACAATGGGGAGGAAGTATAATGTAGCAAATATTTCAAGACTCTAGCTCAAGACCTCTAAACACTGTCTTTACCAGATAGAATTTAGACTCAGAAACAAGGATAACTAAAGTTAGACTTCAAAGGAAAACTTGAGGGAACGACCAGTATTTTTCAAATTAGATCTTACTCAACAAACAACTCATAAACGAGCAAGCAGCACGAGCCTTTTAAAGCTTTCCAACTAAACTTGAATACATACATTcatgtaattttttatttttttttatgttctgtaaCACAAttgaactaaactaaacataaaGAGACAAATACTACTAGAAAGTAGCCCCCTGGATAAGCTACTGCAGCTAATAGGAAACTAGTTCCAGGGCACCTTTCTGGCTAACCAAACTAGTTGGACAGTGTTTGATATCAGCAACACACCTTTCCAGAAAAGCTGGTCGCTCCGGCAGTGGGGCGGGAGCAGAGCTCTGAGGGCTGTCAATCAGTGAGGATAGGCCACGCCCCTCTCGAGAGGCGAGGGGATCCAGTAAGGAGCTGGATGAGTAGGAGGAAGCGCGAGCTGCAAGCCGGGAGGAATGTGATGTGGCTTGAGCcaaggaggagctggaggacagAAGGGGACCCAGGAGTCCGGACGCCCGGCGCGGGGAGacggagaggggaggaggaggcagggCCACAGGGTAGGAGGATAGCGGAGGCACCagtgggaggggagaggaggagcgGGAGCCCGGCTGGGAGAAGGCGTGGTCTCTGGGTGGGATCTGAGGAGGCGTGTCTTCCTCGTCGTCCAGGGAGATGGAGCTGGAGCGCGCCTGCCGGTGGGTGGTGCGGCCGGGGGGGTTGCGCTTGGAGGGGCGCATCGGGGGGACAGGGCTGCGGGGGGGCAACACCGGCCGGTCCTCGAAGCAGCAGGCGaaggaggagctggaggtgggggagggaggaggcagGCAGATCTGTCGGTGAGGGCCCAACGGAGCCAGGGGCatagggaggggggaggaggggagggagcgGCCCGTTGCCATGGGAACCTGCAGCTTCACCATCACCTACAcccacaaagacagacagaaatattgGCATgagtctgtttgtgtttatctTCACAGATAGAGAGAAGAAACTGAAACTACGTGTTCATTATTACTTTCTCCACCTCTCTCTGCAGTTCTTGGAAGATGTCAGCGGACTGTGACTCGCTCCTGCCCGCCATGGCGGCGCTGGGCGAGGCGGCGGTCTCCTCAGTAAATCCCCTGTTGATAGACCGCACCTCGTGGTCCTCTGATTGGTCCTCGAGCTCCGTAGCAACCTCGTCGTAAGCTGGCTGAGGGAGAGGCCAGTCCAGGATGGATGGAGTGTCCTGGGGATGAGAAAGATGGACATTGGAGAAGCTGAGAAAAAGTTATCAATAGAAAGTAGAGTCTCACAAGCAGGGTTAGGCGTCATATAATATAGTAGCGTCTTCCACAACTGCACAGGATATggaaagtagtagtagtagtggaaCGCATATTAGTATAAACATGATATttctatacatatataaaaatatataatcttATGTTATTGCTGTCCACATTTCTGCTGTTCATGAACAGGCCATCCGATAGTTGTTGACATATTTCAATCTAgatcaaagtggtggactaACATTGGCATCCATAACAGTGTAAAAGCCCTACCAAAATAATCCCCCGTCTCTAATATTATACACAATCCTAATACATAGCCACTAAGATGGAAAGTGCATCTCCATATGCTTCACAGAAGGCAAACGTAGACCTTTTCATGTTGTTAACACATATGAACAAACTCTAGCTTTGACATAATCAAAGATTTAAGAGGAAAAATGACTGTGAACCCAAAGCAAACCACTAAAGCATTGATGCAATGTGCACATGATCAATCAATGAGCACAAATCCATCACACTGCACCCGCCTTGGGCTCTTCCGAGGATAAGAGACATTTCTTAGCCAAAGGCTGGACCACCTCCTTCTCAGAAGACCAAAGTGTGGTCAGACAGTGTGAGGTGGTCATTGCTCTTTGACCGGATATAATGTAATGCTGGAGCGCAAGTGcttgaatctgtgtgtgttgccatgCGACGGGAGAATGAAAGGAGCAGGTGAAATCATCAGATCtgggaaaacatataaatataaaatattattttttccttttattacTGCTCTGCATGATTATAAAGGATTTTAACTTGCAACTTTTTCAAATTTAatcttatataataatatatatatatatatatatatatatatatatagtccaaAACTAAATGAACAAGCTTTAGCCTACTATGTTTAATTGCTTACATATGCCCTtccatcatcgtcatcatcatcacataagtagtagggctgcacgatatgaggaaaatatctaattgcgattattttgactgatatggcgattgcgatatgattcacgatattggagggaatgatcgttttttgtatcattattctcattttcatttaaaattattaacattgaaagaaattaaaatgattatagtgtgatttttgcgagggtCTGTACCAAAccaagatttttttcttcagtctgtaggatgggatttgtaggccgggacgtctctgcagcaccacaatacttcattcagaatggtctgacacatattttgccattaacaaatattgcgctccccctgcgatttggatattgcactagtccatattgcaatTTCGATACAATTAAgaataattgtgcagccctattaagTAGAGTTTACCCTTCTTAAGTCTTAAAAAGTTATAGCAAAGTATTCTCACTCCAACTACTTTCAATCTCTATCAGCACCTTTAGTGTGTCCTCGTCCGGCTGCCACGCCTCATTGAGCGGAGATGGCGTGGTCGAGCTGAAGCTGTCATCAGTGAAGTCGATAAGCGACACCTCGCTTTTGGCCGGGCGCACGCCGGACCCCTCCCACGGTCGGAGCTTCAGCCCCAGGGACACTCCCAGTCTCTTGAGCCCCAACGACGCGCTGGTGGTGTCGTCTTCGTCGTAGTCGTCCATCACGCAGTCGTAGAACGGCTCTGGACACACGCGTGCAAACGCCAGAGTCAGGACACAGAAGCATGTATTTAAAGGACCGATTGTAGACTACAGACAGCACGGGGGATGAAGAGAAACACTTACTCTTCAGCAGAACGGCAGGTTGGGGCGGCCGAGGAGGAGGTTGCTCTGATAAAGAGAGTTTTAGGCATTTAATTTACATTCACATAAAATACTCTAAATGAGTTTTCTACATGATCTCTATTATAAGCTGGTTAAAGAGAATGACATGGTCAAACACTGTATAACAAAAGCCATATATGTCAAGtatatgcagtggtggaagaaatattcagatcctttactaagTAAAATTACTGATACAACACTGtgaaaagtcctgcattcaaacccttacttaaagtgctgatattatgctttttggcctttattgtgttatatatcttgtttgtgcatgttataggtttacaaagtgaaaaagcccaaagtccaccccaaagggacttaccatctccaacagaaaacactgttcacaaactgctccaaacagctctattgtagtccagcctttacttccgtgacaaacgtgcgtcactacGTGACCCATGTtgtaatgctcgcctagctgctagcatggcacgccctcatactctgcttctgactggctagtagtccttacctaggtactgcgcatgtgcaactcccaacaaagattgaacagaagtgagaggtctcactctgtagctaaaacagagagctcaacacacagggtgacaagaggagctgcagcaatgtgcagtacaacaaaaatatggtgtttttttaataattaaaccatgtaaacctattctgatataacctttaaatacaattatgaacctgaaaatgagcataatatgagcactttaactaaaagtatgaaagtattatcagcaaaatgtacttttagtATCAAAACTAAAAGTATTCATTGTGCAGTCAATCAGTCCGAAAAATTCAAATTCTAAATCACCAAgtctggagatacatggttttcactggactgGAAGGGTATGACAAACtgtaatctgcaaagtaactaaagctgtcagacaaacgtagtggagtagaagttaCTGTGGCTCAGCGGTAGAGCGGTCGCCTGCCAATCAGAAGGTTGGTAGTTGGATCCCTGGGCCCTCTagtcccatgtcaaagtgtccttgggcaagacactgaaccccaagttgccccCCGATGCTTTGCCATCggtttgtaaatgtgtgtgaatgtttatctgatgagcaggtgccaccttgtacggcagcctcggccaccagtgtgtgaatatgtgaatGCTTcctatgtaaaagtgctttgatTATCATTAAGACtggaaaagcgctatataaatccatttacatttaaaatgggaatacttaagtaaagtacaattaCCTCAAATGTGGACTAAAGTACAGTAATTAGTTACAATAAAACCACGGAGTGTATGTGTTCGGTGTTTAAAGTTTTGCATGAATTTACTTTTGGAACGGTTGGGGAGTTTGGTCGGCCTCGCGGTGCCCGAGTCCATCCCAAGGATATCCGGAGGGTCCATGGGGTTCCCCAAATACAGACTGAAAGGGAGTacacaaaaaaatcagatttaaaTTAAGCTAAGGCTGTGAATTCATTCAGCATTAGTtgaagaacatgtttacataatGGCTAAGTAACAACTGAACCTACTATTTCTTTACCACCTGTCCTTGCTATTTGCTACAGCCATTAAATAAGATTTGTTATAGAGTTGAACACACTGCTGTAATCCCTGCcagtaaaaatgttgatttgaGTGAGGCTTTTTCTATTCTGGCAGCAGCTGTGAGATGCTCTGGATTTCTAATAAAAGCTCAACAAGTACATCATCTGTTGGTGAACTGATGCGCTGCTGCACTCCAGTGGAGAGTTACAGTACAAGCAGTGCTACAAAAAGCACATGGTTCAAGCTTCATAGCATATAACTTAGTGCTAACTGTTTGCAGTTTCTTATCCTCCACAAAGGCAAATCTAGATTTACATAATCTAGATCAGTGGTGTAAAATGAATCTGAGGGGGCAAAAGATGATTAAAGGAATAAGAAAGTAACAATGGATTACTTTTACACAACATTATATTAATGGATTAACTTTTTCTACATTGCCTTTTTCTTGTAAAATATTGGGTACAGGCTCTTCAAGCCTCTGAAAGCCTCCTTCAAAGACAACAATCTGAGAACCAGAATAAAAATGTGGAAAGTAacacagataatctgcaaatagCTGTGATCATACGGGTTCCGTATGCAACACACAGATTCAGAAAAAGATTTATTGCCAGGTAAGTAGCACTCACTAGGAATTTGCGTTGGTTAATGGCGCATACACAAAAACGTATTTAAACAATAATATGAAATAAGCAAAcaataaacacagaaaaaaaataacacatacatataactatttaaaaagaaaaaaaagagtctgtTTGGCTTTAGTGCAAAAATGTTGACAGATGTGCAAAAAAAGTTCAGGATATATATTTCAGTTGATACTGAAGATGTTATTAGTTAAACATATAGAGGGAGGGAGctctgcatttttattttgttattatgaAGAACAGTTCAATagcgtttttttccccaactaGTGTTCATGAACTGTTCATCATCATTTCccttttctgctaaagcccaaaacgttctcctaagcccctccccccacgagggagaatgaatacgtgagcatgagcagtgattgacacgcagttagaccccccccctggccctgattggtgcatcggAACAGGGAGCgttggatttttgcaaatcacactacaggctgtaggtggtgccagaggagccggatttcttttttttttttttttttttattacctgcttcaagtagttctactggaacatagggtcagttttagcaaatatgacaggaagttagttttataaggcttacctgcTGCCTTTAATTATTGAGTGTTATTAACCTGTCTATGCGATCAGCGTGTCCCCAGCTCCTGTCAGGGTCTGTGTCTCCGTGTCCAGTGTGGATGAAGGAGTGTTTGAGCGGCCGGCTGATGTCGTGGGCGGACAGACCGGCGACTGACGTCACCACGTGGCGTGGAAACTGGCCGACTCGCAGCGTCCCCTTGTTCTGACCTCGCCACCAGTAGTGCTCCGCcctggaaaaacacacacacgcacacgcgcacacacatatgAAGATAATAAGGAAACTACCTTCTACTCTGTTTACCCCACCACATGTGACTGCTCTTCTGATTTGTATTATCTTTATCCTCATTTTCAACATCATTTAACAATAATGGGACTTTTTCCTGCAACAAATGATGATGCAACAAATTGTCCCTAGGTGCTTTTCATTATGCTAACGTGTCTCCTCACTTTCCTCACCCGTGTCTTAGCCCCTCCCAGCGAGGATTTGAGAGAGCGATGCGAAGGAGCCGAAGCTGCTAAATAAGAAATCCTTGGTTGCATAGCGTCAGTCTTAAGTGACGTCAGTTACTTAtgatgtagtctatatcgacgacgtgtCGCTGGAAAATCTTTTCTggccgctttctttgtgttggtattgTAAACTCCGGTGGctttatgaggactgtggttaactgctcctcagatctctgcagggtaaatccagacagctagctagactatctgtccaatctgagttttctgttgcacgactaaaacaactattGAACatacaaaacaagttccttcccgaggctattttgcagaggcaccgctgCTCCGTCGggcgcttagccccgcccacaacgaTTGTGACTGATTTAAAGAATTGACaaaaaaccagagcatgtttcactcccatcccggaatgctgtgtggactagccagaccctcgtccgcagcgctgtggaggaaggtctgacaatgcgagactacttatGAAGTGCTGCGTCAAACTGGGTGCCACATGTGGAGGTGCGGCATTtgtcatcacgtcacttcacaCAGGATACACCTGCCTTTCCTCGCTCTAAGCTCCTTCAGAAGCCACCTCGCTCCTAGTTCCTTCTTTAAGGGATCGGAAGACCCTCCATGATGGCGGAGGGGGAGCGATTTTCGTGTCACGCGAGTAGAGAGGATGCGAGGAAGCATAAGTTAGCATAATGAAAAGCACTGTGTGTCACATGAATACACAGAAGCCACAATAATTCTATAACGAGCTAGTAACAGGACAGCAATTCCAGCAATTTTCCACAACGCAAGGAATCCAATGACAACAAAAGATGCATTTGTTGTCTTGTAGGAAGGACCTTCATTCCAAGTTAAGTCGCACACAAGCATGACTTTCAAAAACCAGTCATTTAGGAAAAAATGCTGCTTTGTGTACAAGAAGGGAATGGCATTCTCCCAGGGTACCTGCATGTGTTGTATAACAAACTGACCTTCCCTCTATGATGGTCATGACATCGTTCATTTTAATCTGGAGTTTGTCTTCTTCCTCATAGTCCTGCAGCGCTTTCATATCCGTCGGCATGgtctgcagaacacacacacacacacacacacacacacacacacacacacacacacactgtttaggCAAACAGCTACACGAGTCTGAGGATTTATTACTGTCATCAGCAGGATCTAAAGAGAAAAACACTCGTGTCATTTTGTACAATGGTGATTTATTTCTTTCCACTtgctttccatttattttcctttgtttGCCCGGTGCATTCCTTTGGAGCTGCGAGAACACATTTGGTGGTAAATGGGACTATGTCAAATGAAATTTCTTTGACAGACACAATTTTAATATTTCTTTTCATCAGTTCCAACAACGAAATCTCTTATTTGAAATCTCAACAATTTAATAGAGGTATTTCTGTGGTGTTTACGAGTGGAAACTGATTTAGTTTGTGTTTAAATACACAGTAATGTCACCTTGTTATTCTCAGAAGCCAACCCTTTCTCATCTGCTAACCACAAAAACAATATGCTTATTGCAGTCCATACTAAATTGTTCTTGCTGATGCTTCTTAAACTGCAATTAAAAATAATCTGGTACCacctcaaaagaaaaatgttggtGTTTTTCAACCTGGGTCTTACAATATTCTCATAGTTGTATACACATAAATAATGTTTCTCTTAGTCCAAGCATAAGTAAACACAGAAATTACCCACACTATATTAGCTATGttttgctagctagctattaCTTTATGGGAGAACTAGCAGCTACCTAGATGTTTGAAATTATTTATGTAAAATTGAGTTTATCTAGGAAACTATAGGAGGCTCATGCTGCTTGGCCAAATATTAAgtactatacttaagtacaaatttgaggtacttgtactttacttgagtgtttccattttaagctactttatacttcaactGTACTACATTTCAGGGagtaatattgtactttttactcctctacattatCTACCTTTAGGTACTTTTCAGATTCAAATTGTACAGAGAAAACCTACGAGTTTCTAAAATGATTTGTTGTTTAGGGATAACTTGCCAAATAGTAGCACCACCTCGACCGGCTACCACATTAAAAGTAATGTTATATAGTAAGATAGTAAAAATAATCTGATCATATCGTATATGATACGGTAGCATTACAATGACAGGGGCCATTCGGCTGcctaatgagtacttttacttttgacttactttttttgttgctaatacttacttttacttaattgaaattttaaatgcagaacttttacttgtaacagagtattttatagtgaggtattagtacttttagtaAGTAAGGGATTTTAAttattcttccaccactgcagaatGGCTGTAATTTTGAGAAAGGAATTTCCTTCTAAGCTAAGTTTTCAGAGATAAaccacatttctgaatgcaCCTGATTAGATCACCTTaacctttaaaggtcccatggcatgataatttcactttatgagttgacattaatatgagttcccccagtctgcctatggtcccccagtggctagaaagggcgataggtgtaaaccgagccctgggtatcctgctctgcctttgagaaaatgaaagctcagatgggctaaTATGGAATCTTCCCCTTATGGAgttacctcccctttccccgcccagagaatttggcccacccatgagaaagagagggacatcatggcttgcaaacgagcatggcagttggtcaaggccacacccccccctctctcctcctcaatagcatttaaagctacagacacagaaatagcacatactaaggaaagctcattgtgggactggctctagtggctgtaattctgcaccaaggctgaatttcaggaaagagacttcagatacagtattaggggaccactaaggcctatataaaagcatccaaaaagcagcatgtcataggacctttaaatgtgCTGTACCCCATTAACACTGACATCACAATAACATGTCTGCTGTCTCTCTTATGGTTTACACGATCTGTTATTCCTCCTGTGCTACCTCGAGCAGGAAGTCTCGGAGGGCGATGAAGGTGGGTCTGTCCTCAGGTTTGGGGCTCCAGCACTGCAGCATGACGTTGTAAATATCCTGGGGACAATCGTCTGGTTTGCACAGCCTTTCGGCGTCCACGTCCACCTTGTGGAGGAtctgcaaacacagacacataaataACTGAATGCTGAAGGATCATTATTAcctggggattttttttaaatactaataTTAAGCTGCAATTGTTTTGTGGGTTAAGCATTTTTCAGAAAACATCATATGCAAGAATAGATTTGTTTTATTCAAAACATGAATTTCTTCCTCCCTGAACTTTTACGGCAAACTAGAAAAGATGTGCGTGTGCATAAGCACGCACCTGGCTCCCGTTAAGGCCCAGCCACGGCTCCTGTCCGTGGCTGAACATCTCCCATAGAGTGACCCCAAACATCCAGGTATCAGACGCGTGAGAGAAAGTACGAGACTTGAGAGACTCTGGAGCACACCTGGAGAGGGACACGGATACAgtgaaaaagacagacagaggaaaaaAGTCAGAGGGAAAGAACAACTGTGGAGAGCAACACCAGAactgttttcaaaataacatCGTTTAGCGCAACCAGGATGCTTTTCTCACCACGGGAAAGGGATTTTGTGGCCTTCCTCCATGATGTATTGGTCGGTGTGTGTTGGCAGTGCTCTCATTAGGCCAAAGTCTCCGATCTTCACCGTTTCGTTGGTGGACAGCAGGACATTGCGGGCCGCCAGGTCCCTGTGGAGGAAACGTCTCTGCTCCAGGTAGGCCATGCCACACGCCACCTACACACCCACAGAGTCAGAAAGAGACAGTGCTACTTTAATGTAGCAGTAATATTCATCCAGAAACATCATATATAATAGTGAAACACTGGCAGGGAACATTTTAATGcggaatacttttacttttcatacttAAGGTAAATGTTACTGATACTGATTTTACTTAacttgaatgcaggacttttacttttagtggagtattttcacagtgtggtattagtctcacattgccagaccctcctccaaggGCGATgagggagggtctggctactccacatagcattcggggatgggaggaatacatgctctggtttaatggcatttttttaaaaccaatcacaatcatcttgggcggtgctaagcaccaggAAAAGCAGCGGTGCTGgtgtaaaatagcctcggaaggaacttgttttgttggaacgtgtacgttcaaaagttgttttagtcgtgcaacagaaaactcagattggacagatagtctagctagctgtctggatttaccaagggggtaagcgtctcctcacaacccgaacctcctatggcgccattttgatgctaacaagcactcacccccccgttagcattccattgactacCATTCATTtagacgtcactttgacagcgaataactttacatctaaagcgtttaaagactctatttgtccattgtttatttctaaaaaacacgacaatgtataaaaggctccattaccttgtatctcacgttatggctccgtagcagacgtttttgtaaaaataggctaacgattgtgtcataaccacgcgacttactgtcgcatagtagaggaattaccgtacagtacaggagaagctcgcagacagtttcgacttacattagctgtttacgtttaattactaatgttaactatcattttagttagcaataattagcctgtgcctatgttatctccttacatatacctacgctctccgtctctgcaagattgggaatgattgaaatttctcttggcacagctaccagaagacttccaactttcagacaggttgctcacgtcacatttacctcgtctctctcagttggaggctgcgcagtaacggtgctcggcgctcaccggaaaagtgcttctgatatccttcactggtctgcgtccagagcaacgggatctgttggtccattcttatatactgtctatgggatttaccctgcagagatctgaggagcagttaaccatagtcctcagaaatccaccggagtttaaaatgccaacacaaaggaagcccaaggtaacaggtatccggcctaaatgagtgaaattcgGCGGattttccgtcggcaacggagcaatcccggaagtggaacgtcaaggatatagactagtgtggTACTAGTACCCATACTTAAATTACTTTAAGTTTGTTGGGAATAAACCATCTATAGAATAAACCAGCCATACATCTCCAGGCAGTGCATCAAATATCTGATGGAATTAGGGGTTTATCACGCTCAGTTTTATCATTTTGGtgttaactagggctgcacaatatattgttttttttatcgtcatcgcaatatcaaatctggcgcaatatacacattGCAAAAggttgcgacatatcgcgatagacacaaacatatatacataaacaatagattttttttggtgttagttgaaagaaaattatcagtagaaaaccgcacaattctttttttagtggcgccttttatattcaattcaatgttcaatttgtttaataaaagaatgttggaattattttttttttttaattcagcaaTGGTtggtttatttatcgcaagtaatatcgttatcgcggtATTCAACAACGTTTtcgcatattgcatattttcctcatatcgtgcagcccgaGTGTTAACTGACCTGCACAGCGTAGTTACACAGAGAGGAGATGAGGATGTG is part of the Sander vitreus isolate 19-12246 chromosome 22, sanVit1, whole genome shotgun sequence genome and encodes:
- the tnk2a gene encoding activated CDC42 kinase 1 isoform X4, with translation MQCEEGTDWLLELLTDVQLQQYFLRLRDELNVTRLSHFDYVKNEDLEKIGMGRPGQRRLWEAVKRRRALYKRKSWMSKVFPVKRPDGDPQQPLPQGASSSAGPAYSESGASLTCLLRESELQLFERLGDGTFGVVRRGEWTGPNGRMLSVAVKCLKAGVLDSDGLDDFIREVNAMHSLSHVNLIRLYGIVLTQPMKMVVELAPLGSLLDRLRKRQGHILISSLCNYAVQVACGMAYLEQRRFLHRDLAARNVLLSTNETVKIGDFGLMRALPTHTDQYIMEEGHKIPFPWCAPESLKSRTFSHASDTWMFGVTLWEMFSHGQEPWLGLNGSQILHKVDVDAERLCKPDDCPQDIYNVMLQCWSPKPEDRPTFIALRDFLLETMPTDMKALQDYEEEDKLQIKMNDVMTIIEGRAEHYWWRGQNKGTLRVGQFPRHVVTSVAGLSAHDISRPLKHSFIHTGHGDTDPDRSWGHADRIDSLYLGNPMDPPDILGMDSGTARPTKLPNRSKKQPPPRPPQPAVLLKKPFYDCVMDDYDEDDTTSASLGLKRLGVSLGLKLRPWEGSGVRPAKSEVSLIDFTDDSFSSTTPSPLNEAWQPDEDTLKDTPSILDWPLPQPAYDEVATELEDQSEDHEVRSINRGFTEETAASPSAAMAGRSESQSADIFQELQREVMVKLQVPMATGRSLPSSPLPMPLAPLGPHRQICLPPPSPTSSSSFACCFEDRPVLPPRSPVPPMRPSKRNPPGRTTHRQARSSSISLDDEEDTPPQIPPRDHAFSQPGSRSSSPLPLVPPLSSYPVALPPPPLSVSPRRASGLLGPLLSSSSSLAQATSHSSRLAARASSYSSSSLLDPLASREGRGLSSLIDSPQSSAPAPLPERPAFLERYGAANMAAVKPMIQHPGGAKPNSSYNNNNGRSAAPSMQQEQSVTQVQGAVHGVTLEECQAALQSHNWSIPQAVNHLKVEQLFRLGLRSRAECEELLQRCQMNLEQASTLMLDTYGPHRNK
- the tnk2a gene encoding activated CDC42 kinase 1 isoform X5 is translated as MSKVFPVKRPDGDPQQPLPQGASSSAGPAYSESGASLTCLLRESELQLFERLGDGTFGVVRRGEWTGPNGRMLSVAVKCLKAGVLDSDGLDDFIREVNAMHSLSHVNLIRLYGIVLTQPMKMVVELAPLGSLLDRLRKRQGHILISSLCNYAVQVACGMAYLEQRRFLHRDLAARNVLLSTNETVKIGDFGLMRALPTHTDQYIMEEGHKIPFPWCAPESLKSRTFSHASDTWMFGVTLWEMFSHGQEPWLGLNGSQILHKVDVDAERLCKPDDCPQDIYNVMLQCWSPKPEDRPTFIALRDFLLETMPTDMKALQDYEEEDKLQIKMNDVMTIIEGRAEHYWWRGQNKGTLRVGQFPRHVVTSVAGLSAHDISRPLKHSFIHTGHGDTDPDRSWGHADRIDSLYLGNPMDPPDILGMDSGTARPTKLPNRSKKQPPPRPPQPAVLLKKPFYDCVMDDYDEDDTTSASLGLKRLGVSLGLKLRPWEGSGVRPAKSEVSLIDFTDDSFSSTTPSPLNEAWQPDEDTLKDTPSILDWPLPQPAYDEVATELEDQSEDHEVRSINRGFTEETAASPSAAMAGRSESQSADIFQELQREVEKVMVKLQVPMATGRSLPSSPLPMPLAPLGPHRQICLPPPSPTSSSSFACCFEDRPVLPPRSPVPPMRPSKRNPPGRTTHRQARSSSISLDDEEDTPPQIPPRDHAFSQPGSRSSSPLPLVPPLSSYPVALPPPPLSVSPRRASGLLGPLLSSSSSLAQATSHSSRLAARASSYSSSSLLDPLASREGRGLSSLIDSPQSSAPAPLPERPAFLERYGAANMAAVKPMIQHPGGAKPNSSYNNNNGRSAAPSMQQEQSVTQVQGAVHGVTLEECQAALQSHNWSIPQAVNHLKVEQLFRLGLRSRAECEELLQRCQMNLEQASTLMLDTYGPHRNKAEGNCRDA